The following nucleotide sequence is from Neokomagataea tanensis.
GCATACGGATATCAATGCCGTCCGCTTTCAGGCTGCGGTATAGCGCGCCAGCTATATCAATAGCACGGTCGTAAGCTGCGACGCCTGTCTGCTGGCTGCCGACATGGAAAGATAGACCATGAGGGATGAGGCCAAGTGACGGTGCGCGGCGCATCAACTCGCCCGCATGTGCAGTGGTCGTGCCGAACTTGCGTGATAGCGGCCAGTCTGCGCCTTCATTCTCAACTGCCAAGCGGCAGAAAACGCGCGCGCCCGGAGCATGCTCGGCAATTTTTTCGAGTTCTTCGGCACTGTCAAACACGAAAAGGTCGATGCCCATTTCGCGCGCCTGACGGATTTGTCCCACCTTTTTGAGGGTATTGCCGTAAGAGACTTGGCTTGGCTGCGCGCCAGCTGCGAGGCACATTTCAATTTCAGGAATTGATGCCGCATCGAAGCATGAGCCAAGCGCGACTAGCTTCTTTAGAATAGCGGGTGCCGGGTTCGCTTTTACAGCATAGAAGATACGTCCCTCGGGGAGGGCTTCCGTCAAATTCTTATATTGCTGCTCCACGACGTCGAGGTCGACAATGAGGCAGGGTGTTGCGGGTGATTGTTCAGTTAAGAAACGAGTGATTTTGGGAGTCATTCACTCAAATTCCCCAAAAACGTACTCAGCAGGGATCGCTCTCGCCCTGCGAGTGTGTTGCGAAACGGTCGAACGGACCGGCGAAAGCTGGAAACTCAAAAGAGCCCCTTAAGCCAGAACGCTTGACGTCGTTGCGTAACCTTCAGAGGGCCAGTGGCACGTGCGTTGCTGCGTGGAGCGGGGTATTAAACGATCTTGTTGGAAGCGCAAGTGGAAAACATAATCAATCCGCATACGTAAGAAAAAGCGTGTCTTTTTCGTCCTAATTTCCCAAAGGCATCATTAGAAAGTGCAACATTTATGACCGCTCATGCGTAAAATGCTGCGTAGAGTTGCGGTAAAAACCGCATGAAGAGCTAAAGCGATGTTGAGGGGCATTTTGAGTGAATTCACCTCCTAATTTAAGAGCCGATTCCTCATCGGACGAACACCCGGTAGAGGAAATCAGGCAGGCTAAGCCAGATCAGGAGGGAGTGCGCCTTGCGCGCAAGCTTAGCGTGGAGGCACCTGGCACGGGCGCTGCTTCGCCTGTCTCAATGTCCAAGGCTGGATGGAAGCTTGTTTTAAAGCAGGTACTGTCTGAGGTTCGAACTACTCAGACGTCTATCTCTGCGGCTGGATGCGCGTTTTATGCGACTCTGTCGATGTTCCCGGCCATTAGTAGTTTGATATCGGTTTATGGGTTGGTGTTTGATCTGCAAACAGTCGAACCTCAATTGCAGGTGTTACAGCACATTCTTCCAGGGGCGGCTTACTCACTCATCGGGGATAGAATTCACCAGTTGGTCAGCCAACCTCATTCGTCCTTGACCATTGGGTTGGTGATTTCCCTTTCAATAGCGCTCTGGTCGGCGTCGGCCAGCACCAAGTCCATACTCTCGGCGTTAAACCTGGCGTATAACGTCGATGAGACACGAGGCTTTATTCGTTTTCAGGCAACGGCTTTTGGGACAACGCTGGCTACGATTCTGGGAGCCGCATTAACGCTCGCGCTCATGGTTGCAGCGCCTGCCATCGTCGACCATCTGCCCAAAATATTGCTGCATGTTTTCGGGCTACGTACTCTGCCGCCGCCGTTCGATATGCTGGTGTCTTACGGAGCGCCCTTGGCGGTGC
It contains:
- a CDS encoding type III PLP-dependent enzyme encodes the protein MTPKITRFLTEQSPATPCLIVDLDVVEQQYKNLTEALPEGRIFYAVKANPAPAILKKLVALGSCFDAASIPEIEMCLAAGAQPSQVSYGNTLKKVGQIRQAREMGIDLFVFDSAEELEKIAEHAPGARVFCRLAVENEGADWPLSRKFGTTTAHAGELMRRAPSLGLIPHGLSFHVGSQQTGVAAYDRAIDIAGALYRSLKADGIDIRMLNLGGGYPTTYNRDVPDIHAFGETIIKALDRNFPGEHPELLLEPGRYMVGRAGIVSTEVILASRRGGAEKDPRWVYLDIGRFGGMAETEGEAIRYLFRTPHDQSDETRSPCILAGPSCDGVDIMYEKNRVPLPNALKSGDRIEILATGAYVSTYCSTGFNGFPPLEEHYI
- a CDS encoding YihY/virulence factor BrkB family protein, which gives rise to MSKAGWKLVLKQVLSEVRTTQTSISAAGCAFYATLSMFPAISSLISVYGLVFDLQTVEPQLQVLQHILPGAAYSLIGDRIHQLVSQPHSSLTIGLVISLSIALWSASASTKSILSALNLAYNVDETRGFIRFQATAFGTTLATILGAALTLALMVAAPAIVDHLPKILLHVFGLRTLPPPFDMLVSYGAPLAVHVATPVLMLLFVLIAMSLLYRFGPCYKASGWRWVFPGSMLATVLWVLSSMGFSWYVGHFASYGATYGPLGAVAAIMMWFFVSAYVVLVGAELNSALEDRRRGIQPRITGSERPDPVTEAAALEEAG